The proteins below are encoded in one region of Williamsoniiplasma luminosum:
- a CDS encoding thymidine phosphorylase has product MNYSFKNIITHKKEGKELSKEEIKWIVNAFLTGEVTDYQMAAFLATIYFKGMSAQETADLTSVYVDSGKTYDLSAIKGWKADKHSTGGIGDKISFIFSPLVASYGIKVAKLSGRALGQTGGTIDKLESIPGWNSELTEKEFIQVVEKTGLSIIGSSANIAPADKKIYALRDVVEMVDSIPLIAASIMSKKLVIDADSIVLDVKVGSGAFMKDIPTAVELSRAMVDIGKAHNRQVVALITDMDKPLGRMIGNALEIKEAWETLHGNGPEDIIDISATAVGITLVKAGIFKNLEEAKKSVMQKLKTGEAAHYLVDMIKAQGGDWSVMEDYDKNFATKNHIEIKAEKDGYMKFIDAQQLGFLAIELGAGRKVKEDHLDHAAGIYLNKVSDEKVQKGDVVMTLLSNKEPNASWNEMAKTSFDIVSQPFEEKTIKEIIE; this is encoded by the coding sequence ATGAATTATTCATTCAAAAATATTATTACCCACAAAAAAGAAGGTAAAGAGCTTTCAAAAGAAGAGATTAAATGAATTGTTAATGCTTTTTTAACTGGTGAAGTGACCGATTATCAAATGGCAGCATTTCTAGCAACAATTTACTTTAAAGGGATGAGCGCCCAAGAAACTGCTGATTTAACTAGTGTTTATGTTGATTCGGGAAAAACTTATGATTTAAGTGCAATTAAAGGTTGAAAAGCAGACAAACATTCAACTGGAGGAATTGGAGATAAAATTTCATTTATATTTTCACCATTAGTTGCATCATATGGGATCAAAGTTGCTAAATTATCTGGACGTGCTTTAGGACAAACTGGAGGAACTATTGATAAATTAGAATCAATCCCAGGATGAAATTCTGAACTTACTGAAAAAGAATTTATTCAAGTTGTTGAAAAAACAGGATTAAGTATTATCGGTTCAAGTGCCAACATTGCCCCAGCTGATAAGAAAATTTATGCTTTAAGAGATGTTGTGGAAATGGTTGATTCAATTCCATTAATCGCAGCATCAATCATGTCTAAAAAATTAGTCATTGATGCTGATTCAATTGTTCTGGATGTGAAAGTTGGATCTGGAGCATTCATGAAAGATATTCCAACAGCTGTTGAATTATCTCGTGCAATGGTTGATATTGGAAAAGCTCACAATCGCCAAGTCGTTGCCTTGATCACTGATATGGACAAACCGTTAGGAAGAATGATTGGAAATGCTCTTGAAATCAAAGAAGCATGAGAAACATTACATGGTAATGGTCCTGAAGATATTATTGATATTTCAGCAACAGCTGTTGGAATCACTTTGGTTAAAGCTGGAATCTTTAAAAACTTAGAAGAAGCTAAAAAATCAGTGATGCAAAAATTAAAAACTGGAGAAGCTGCTCACTACTTAGTTGATATGATCAAAGCTCAAGGTGGAGACTGAAGTGTGATGGAAGATTATGACAAAAATTTTGCCACAAAAAATCATATTGAAATTAAAGCTGAAAAAGATGGATATATGAAATTTATCGATGCGCAACAATTAGGATTTTTAGCAATCGAATTAGGAGCTGGCCGCAAAGTTAAAGAAGATCACTTGGATCATGCTGCTGGAATTTACTTAAATAAAGTATCTGATGAAAAAGTGCAAAAAGGTGATGTTGTAATGACTTTATTATCAAACAAAGAACCGAATGCAAGTTGAAATGAAATGGCAAAAACTTCATTTGACATTGTTTCTCAACCTTTTGAAGAAAAAACAATTAAAGAAATTATTGAATAA
- a CDS encoding ribonuclease J: MSDIRFFALGGQDERGKNLYILEVDNDLFILDAGIKFPEKGIFGVDVVIPNFEFLRENKERIKGLFLSNCSAYNMGSVVYLCKEINLPIYCNEITSHVLKIKAQRSRLKNIEQNLNIIQDKQILKFGNVKVEVFRTTSSTPQSFGYAFHTDKGIVVYAGDYIIDGQEQSYFSTDFRHLSNIGEAGVLALISDAETASRSGFTVPNHTITNYISAPFKEKKTKIAVGLFEEDIFKLGEIVTVAKENGRKIAVYGDTMKAVLESNLICDKFCIKPEDLISNEEYMKSENGVLIIAGNGDVLYSKLAKIANGNDNVVEFGEKDLIIIATPPAPGIEKRHAQILDELARTDARVVALSDKNIWSMHASYEDIKVMTSIMKPKYFVPIKSLYKDFLRAEQAAIDAGVESQNVGIIDNGEILILSKNHLAISEESIKKTNDVYVNGFEIADIGNVVLNERKQLATDGVIIVGATLDARNKELISLLDIQIRGVIYIKDDGVIFNLLQKAIENIIIKGQEQFKENPKAYDIAELKKEMVSKIRSTIKQESGKQPMALVIINEIDEKEYVPHVRASRNINNFKNYKPRNTTKTNLRNNNHSKKDDNKEN, translated from the coding sequence ATGTCAGATATTAGATTTTTTGCCCTTGGAGGGCAAGACGAAAGAGGGAAAAATTTATACATTCTAGAAGTTGATAATGATTTATTCATTCTTGACGCTGGAATTAAATTTCCTGAAAAAGGAATTTTCGGAGTTGATGTTGTGATTCCGAATTTTGAATTTTTAAGAGAAAATAAAGAAAGAATCAAAGGACTCTTTCTTTCAAATTGTTCAGCTTATAATATGGGATCGGTTGTTTATTTATGTAAAGAAATCAATTTACCAATTTATTGTAATGAAATTACAAGTCATGTTTTAAAAATTAAAGCTCAAAGAAGCAGATTAAAAAACATCGAACAAAATTTAAATATAATTCAGGATAAACAAATTTTAAAATTTGGAAACGTTAAAGTTGAAGTGTTTAGAACCACAAGTTCAACTCCGCAATCATTTGGATACGCTTTCCACACAGATAAAGGAATTGTTGTTTATGCTGGAGATTACATCATTGATGGTCAAGAACAATCATACTTTTCAACAGATTTTCGTCATCTATCAAACATTGGTGAAGCTGGTGTTTTGGCCTTAATTTCTGATGCTGAAACAGCATCAAGAAGTGGTTTCACTGTACCGAATCATACAATTACCAATTATATTTCAGCCCCGTTTAAGGAAAAGAAAACTAAAATTGCAGTTGGACTGTTTGAAGAAGATATTTTTAAATTAGGTGAAATCGTGACTGTTGCCAAAGAAAATGGTAGAAAAATTGCTGTTTATGGAGACACGATGAAAGCGGTTTTAGAATCTAACTTAATTTGTGATAAGTTTTGTATTAAACCCGAAGATTTAATTAGCAATGAAGAATACATGAAAAGTGAAAACGGCGTTTTAATTATTGCTGGAAATGGGGATGTTTTATATTCAAAACTAGCCAAAATCGCCAATGGTAATGACAACGTTGTCGAATTTGGAGAAAAAGATTTAATTATTATCGCCACTCCACCAGCCCCTGGGATTGAAAAAAGACATGCTCAAATTTTAGATGAACTAGCTCGAACTGATGCTCGTGTTGTCGCTTTATCAGATAAAAATATTTGATCGATGCATGCATCATATGAAGATATTAAAGTGATGACTTCAATTATGAAACCTAAATATTTTGTTCCAATCAAATCTTTATACAAAGACTTTTTGAGAGCCGAACAAGCAGCAATTGATGCTGGGGTGGAAAGCCAAAATGTGGGAATTATTGATAATGGAGAAATTTTAATTTTATCGAAAAATCACTTAGCAATTTCTGAAGAAAGCATCAAAAAAACTAATGATGTTTATGTCAATGGATTTGAAATTGCCGATATTGGGAATGTCGTTCTAAACGAACGTAAACAATTAGCAACTGACGGAGTGATTATTGTTGGTGCGACTTTAGACGCCAGAAATAAAGAACTTATCTCTTTACTTGATATTCAAATTCGTGGAGTGATCTACATTAAAGATGATGGTGTCATTTTCAACCTATTGCAAAAAGCAATTGAAAACATCATCATCAAAGGTCAAGAGCAATTTAAAGAAAATCCCAAAGCTTATGATATCGCTGAATTGAAAAAAGAGATGGTGAGCAAAATTCGTTCAACAATTAAACAAGAATCTGGTAAACAACCAATGGCGCTTGTAATCATCAATGAAATTGATGAAAAAGAATATGTTCCGCATGTTAGAGCTTCGAGAAACATTAACAATTTCAAAAATTATAAACCTCGAAACACAACCAAAACAAATTTACGCAACAATAATCATTCAAAAAAAGATGATAATAAGGAAAACTAG
- the oppB gene encoding oligopeptide ABC transporter permease OppB, whose protein sequence is MPKDLKNNNKELKMVQATEHDFNIYSTHLSLEDELMYGKSSKLRELYYKYEDWNANIYKFLRAHPLIGYSTKRILFGLITLLMAIIILFLIVNAVTDVNSYMPENWNKLGLGKIGSERYNRFLEERMKLFGVYGTALERLLSYLKNIIPFIPKTIVTGATVTFHGLDPVYASELPLTFTGLASDVANAIGRPITELNLETKTVWIYLGVVSSKSLGTPGTTEIMTLFANAIPYSLAFGSVAVILCYLIGVPLGIQAAKRKGRKTDTVINGTSMLFIAVPAVVIIVGIYLVSIKVFGHSAMFNSGSFWTKFWPTIALMCMMMPSTIIFTRRYVIDEMTADYTKFAYAKGMSESRVYYIHIFRNAGIRILRDIPLELAITLFGMSILTEQQWGIPGMGSFMVKAITGTKDSFMILGYVSFAAFVRIFGSLISDLSMVWMDPRVTLTKN, encoded by the coding sequence ATGCCAAAAGATTTAAAAAACAACAACAAAGAACTTAAAATGGTTCAAGCAACTGAACATGATTTTAATATTTATTCAACACACTTATCATTAGAAGATGAGTTAATGTACGGTAAATCGTCAAAGCTCCGTGAATTATATTATAAATATGAAGATTGAAATGCTAATATATATAAATTTTTAAGAGCTCACCCTTTAATAGGGTATTCAACCAAACGGATTTTATTCGGACTTATCACATTATTAATGGCGATCATTATTTTGTTTTTAATCGTTAATGCTGTAACCGATGTTAATAGTTACATGCCTGAGAATTGAAACAAACTTGGTTTAGGAAAAATTGGTAGTGAAAGATATAATCGTTTCCTTGAAGAAAGAATGAAATTATTTGGAGTTTATGGAACCGCATTAGAACGATTATTAAGTTATTTAAAAAACATCATCCCATTCATTCCTAAAACCATTGTTACAGGAGCCACTGTTACTTTTCACGGATTAGATCCTGTATATGCTTCAGAATTGCCTCTAACATTCACTGGTTTAGCATCAGATGTTGCAAATGCGATTGGAAGACCAATTACTGAACTTAATTTAGAAACTAAAACTGTTTGAATTTATTTAGGGGTTGTATCTTCTAAATCACTTGGAACACCAGGAACTACAGAGATTATGACATTATTTGCCAATGCAATTCCTTATTCATTAGCCTTTGGTTCAGTTGCTGTAATTCTATGTTATTTAATTGGAGTGCCATTAGGAATTCAAGCAGCTAAACGCAAAGGTCGCAAAACTGACACTGTAATTAACGGAACTTCAATGTTATTTATTGCAGTCCCGGCTGTAGTTATCATTGTCGGGATATATCTGGTAAGTATTAAAGTCTTTGGGCATTCTGCAATGTTTAACTCTGGATCGTTCTGAACCAAGTTTTGACCAACCATCGCATTAATGTGTATGATGATGCCTTCAACCATCATCTTCACAAGACGTTATGTGATTGACGAAATGACAGCGGACTACACTAAATTCGCCTATGCAAAAGGAATGAGTGAATCTCGTGTTTACTACATTCACATTTTCAGAAATGCAGGAATTAGAATCTTGCGTGACATACCATTAGAACTAGCAATCACATTGTTTGGAATGTCAATTTTAACAGAACAACAATGAGGAATTCCTGGTATGGGATCATTTATGGTGAAAGCCATCACAGGAACTAAAGATTCATTTATGATTTTAGGATATGTATCATTTGCAGCATTTGTGCGTATCTTCGGGTCATTGATTTCAGATTTATCAATGGTTTGAATGGACCCACGTGTCACTTTAACTAAAAATTAG
- the oppC gene encoding oligopeptide ABC transporter permease OppC, which translates to MKTKDHTKTLNNDFDINKIDPSLFQVVGAKSSESEILNSKPYSYWKSVFKLLVKSPSFIIAISILIAFIILSIVVPWGKEATPLFKPNPYGGAPITSGQPYAPTWEFLFGLGVQGEDMWLKMWAGMRTTLMFAFLIAIIQLSVGIFLGSIWGYFRKSDILFIQVTNILTLVPSLILLLFVIFVGGTGYWPIVLGISIQAWIGIAATVRVQIILVKNTDYNTASISMGSSSGRIIRKNIMPKILPVIIQAGTFAVPGAISMDASLSFLNFGFTDGNKTTSLGKILNEIMSGSKWEDFPHLVVIPLVLTTVVSIIFFVVAKVFADSLDPKNHR; encoded by the coding sequence ATGAAAACAAAAGACCATACAAAAACTTTGAATAACGATTTTGACATCAATAAAATTGATCCATCTCTTTTCCAAGTGGTTGGAGCTAAAAGTTCTGAAAGTGAAATTTTAAACTCTAAACCATATAGTTATTGAAAATCAGTTTTTAAATTACTAGTCAAATCACCATCATTTATTATTGCAATTTCAATTTTAATTGCATTCATTATTCTATCAATTGTTGTACCTTGAGGCAAAGAAGCAACACCATTATTTAAACCAAATCCTTATGGTGGGGCCCCTATCACATCAGGGCAACCATATGCTCCAACATGAGAATTTCTATTTGGATTAGGTGTCCAAGGAGAAGATATGTGACTTAAGATGTGAGCTGGAATGAGAACCACATTAATGTTTGCTTTCTTAATCGCTATCATTCAATTATCAGTTGGAATTTTCCTTGGATCAATTTGAGGTTATTTTAGAAAAAGTGATATTTTATTTATTCAAGTAACAAACATTTTAACGCTAGTTCCATCGCTAATTCTTCTATTATTTGTAATTTTCGTTGGTGGAACTGGTTATTGACCGATAGTTTTAGGGATTTCAATCCAAGCCTGGATTGGAATTGCTGCAACAGTTAGGGTGCAAATTATTTTAGTTAAAAATACCGACTATAATACTGCTTCCATCTCGATGGGAAGTAGTTCTGGAAGAATTATTAGGAAAAATATTATGCCAAAAATTTTACCAGTAATTATTCAAGCAGGAACTTTTGCAGTTCCTGGTGCAATCTCAATGGATGCCTCATTATCATTCTTAAATTTTGGTTTTACTGATGGAAACAAAACAACATCATTAGGAAAAATTTTAAATGAAATCATGTCTGGAAGTAAATGAGAAGATTTCCCACACTTAGTCGTTATCCCACTAGTTTTAACAACAGTCGTTTCGATCATCTTCTTTGTTGTTGCTAAAGTGTTTGCTGATTCACTAGACCCAAAAAATCATCGTTAG
- a CDS encoding NAD(+)/NADH kinase, with protein MKYSILTNRYQESKEIEKEILEIIASQPNPIQDDVNPDYVFVIGGDGTFLSAVHKFANILDKIIFIPIKFGGIGFYTNHNSVEDFRDILSIGIEKNQKWVEYSLLKITNNQEEWYSINEVKIVNNTRPTKMDIYINDELLETFRGTGMVFATPSGSTGFARSAYGSIIFPNTNLFEMIELFPVSTNKFRTLNAPVIFDNQQVITLFLKDYQNVVVAVDTADHQLTDPKIEVRLSDKKIKIMALSKNRTSKTKILNDIFVLNNEIKEK; from the coding sequence ATGAAATATTCAATCTTAACCAATCGTTACCAAGAATCTAAAGAAATTGAAAAAGAAATTTTAGAGATCATCGCATCCCAACCTAACCCAATTCAAGATGATGTTAATCCTGATTATGTGTTTGTGATTGGTGGAGATGGAACTTTTTTAAGTGCTGTGCATAAATTTGCCAATATTTTAGATAAAATTATTTTTATTCCGATTAAATTTGGGGGGATTGGTTTTTATACTAATCATAATTCGGTTGAAGATTTTAGAGATATTTTATCAATTGGAATTGAAAAAAATCAAAAATGAGTTGAATACAGTTTATTGAAAATTACGAATAATCAAGAAGAATGATATTCAATCAATGAAGTTAAAATTGTGAATAATACCAGACCAACCAAAATGGATATCTATATAAATGATGAATTATTAGAAACGTTTAGAGGCACTGGAATGGTTTTTGCTACTCCATCTGGATCGACTGGATTTGCTAGATCAGCATATGGTTCAATCATTTTTCCAAATACTAATCTCTTTGAAATGATTGAATTATTTCCAGTTTCAACCAATAAATTTAGAACTTTAAATGCCCCTGTCATTTTTGATAATCAACAAGTGATCACTTTGTTTTTAAAAGATTATCAAAATGTAGTTGTGGCTGTTGATACAGCCGATCACCAATTAACTGATCCTAAAATTGAAGTGCGATTAAGTGATAAAAAAATTAAAATTATGGCCTTATCAAAAAATCGTACTAGTAAAACAAAAATCTTAAATGATATTTTTGTTTTAAATAATGAAATTAAAGAAAAATAG
- a CDS encoding DNA translocase FtsK, producing MNQNQSKKTKQEKPDPEIIASHNFNDDRTVAFQKHKKKHKKDSIAWIVTGLLLFFFTFVSLGRITVIGQFFDDVIFNLIFGWFKFPMYLILIVIDISIYSGIRFKFKKRFIFMIALTALILCLYVSLALMTAIYDQHLVIGKNLTIDKLWDKDSLSKLFQIYWEQWKVDSIFGPTYGFATKMDFFISSNGYANLYNGGGVIGTLLAGCFSYLSIPGAFILATFILFIDLVWIFTGDPFFLFKPKAKRKGRALRVLSLKSKHNPNPKNELQTTDQKHGMWKTLNVFDDSHNSEIGDSDLTIKLPSFDEETIKLNLNETDPKIDVNKHADSDLSNIEPISEAQDFKKELNNQKPFVFQSRRKTQEKPTPESAVIEVVAPDFDGESNYGNLDPNEARKLFAQEANLTPFGPKEEKSEISEPEISEQAEMLNVPFEMVDESEDSDTLFFDNLYEDKQVVDSNEYKLPPIDLLRIISEDMVKDYENKQAAVTKAQAINEVFNQFKIKARVINTIIGPSVTKFEIQPEPGTKVNSMTSLENDLKLALATQNIRIEAPIQGKNLVGIEIPNTKLMMVSLREIMETIPKTSEAKLNVVLGKNVLGHPVVADLNKLPHLLIAGSTGSGKSVMINSLIISILMRATPSEVKFLMIDPKKIELSIYSNIPHMLQPVVYDVKAAIESLKMIVEEMDHRYQLFQDESVRNIESYNRKKINDKLPFIVVIIDELADLFLNNDKKIIEELIMRIAQMARAAGIHLVLATQRPSVDVITGTIKANIPARIAFAVTTGADSRTILDSQGAEKLIGRGDMLFMRPGTSDLLRAQGAYLSDEEIENIVQFIEQQK from the coding sequence ATGAACCAAAATCAATCAAAAAAAACTAAACAAGAAAAGCCCGATCCTGAAATTATTGCTAGTCATAATTTTAATGATGACAGAACAGTCGCTTTTCAAAAACATAAAAAGAAACATAAAAAAGATTCAATCGCTTGAATTGTAACAGGATTACTTCTATTCTTTTTTACTTTCGTTTCTTTAGGCAGAATTACTGTCATCGGTCAATTTTTTGATGATGTAATTTTTAACTTAATTTTTGGTTGGTTCAAATTTCCAATGTATCTAATTTTGATCGTCATTGACATTTCAATTTATTCGGGAATTCGTTTCAAATTTAAAAAACGTTTTATTTTTATGATCGCCTTAACCGCTTTAATTTTATGTTTATATGTCTCACTTGCTTTAATGACTGCAATTTATGATCAACACCTTGTGATTGGGAAAAATTTAACAATTGATAAGCTTTGGGATAAAGATTCTCTTTCTAAATTATTTCAAATTTATTGAGAACAATGAAAAGTTGATTCAATTTTCGGTCCAACATATGGATTTGCAACAAAAATGGATTTCTTCATCTCATCTAATGGGTATGCTAATTTATACAATGGTGGTGGAGTAATTGGGACATTGTTGGCTGGATGTTTTTCTTATTTATCAATTCCTGGTGCATTTATTCTTGCCACATTCATTTTATTTATTGATTTGGTTTGAATTTTTACAGGTGATCCTTTCTTCCTTTTCAAACCAAAAGCCAAAAGAAAAGGGCGTGCATTACGAGTTCTATCATTAAAATCTAAACATAATCCAAACCCAAAAAATGAACTTCAAACCACTGATCAAAAACATGGAATGTGGAAAACATTAAATGTTTTTGATGATTCGCACAATTCTGAAATTGGGGATTCAGATTTAACAATTAAACTTCCTTCATTTGATGAAGAAACAATTAAATTAAACTTAAACGAAACAGATCCTAAAATCGATGTGAACAAACATGCGGATTCAGATTTATCAAATATTGAACCAATTTCAGAAGCTCAAGATTTTAAAAAAGAACTAAATAATCAAAAACCATTTGTCTTTCAATCACGAAGAAAAACCCAAGAAAAGCCAACTCCAGAATCTGCTGTGATTGAAGTTGTTGCCCCCGATTTTGATGGTGAATCAAATTATGGAAACTTAGATCCAAATGAAGCACGAAAATTGTTTGCCCAAGAAGCCAACTTAACTCCTTTTGGTCCGAAAGAAGAAAAATCTGAAATTTCAGAACCTGAAATTTCTGAACAAGCAGAAATGTTGAATGTTCCTTTTGAAATGGTTGATGAATCTGAAGATAGTGATACTTTGTTTTTTGATAATTTATATGAAGATAAACAAGTAGTTGATTCAAATGAATATAAGTTACCCCCAATTGATTTATTAAGAATCATTTCTGAAGACATGGTCAAAGATTATGAAAATAAACAAGCAGCAGTGACAAAAGCCCAAGCAATTAATGAGGTTTTCAACCAATTCAAAATCAAAGCTCGAGTGATTAATACGATTATTGGTCCAAGTGTTACTAAATTTGAAATTCAACCAGAACCAGGGACCAAAGTTAATAGTATGACAAGTTTAGAAAACGACTTAAAATTAGCACTAGCTACTCAGAACATTCGCATCGAAGCTCCAATTCAAGGTAAAAATTTAGTCGGAATTGAAATTCCAAATACAAAATTAATGATGGTTTCATTGCGTGAAATTATGGAAACAATTCCTAAAACAAGTGAAGCTAAATTAAATGTGGTATTAGGTAAAAATGTTTTGGGTCATCCGGTTGTAGCTGATCTGAATAAATTACCACACTTGTTAATTGCTGGTTCAACTGGGTCTGGAAAATCGGTGATGATTAATTCTTTAATCATTTCGATTTTAATGCGAGCAACCCCAAGTGAAGTTAAATTCTTAATGATCGATCCGAAAAAAATTGAATTATCAATTTATTCAAATATTCCACATATGCTGCAACCAGTTGTGTATGATGTTAAAGCCGCGATTGAATCATTAAAAATGATTGTTGAAGAAATGGATCACCGTTATCAACTTTTCCAAGATGAAAGTGTGCGCAATATCGAAAGTTATAATCGCAAAAAAATCAATGATAAACTTCCATTTATTGTTGTGATTATTGATGAATTAGCCGATCTTTTCTTAAATAATGATAAAAAAATTATTGAAGAATTAATTATGCGCATTGCCCAAATGGCCCGAGCTGCTGGAATTCATTTAGTGCTAGCAACTCAACGCCCAAGTGTTGATGTGATTACTGGAACAATTAAAGCCAATATCCCTGCTCGTATCGCCTTTGCGGTGACAACTGGGGCTGACTCAAGAACAATTTTAGACAGTCAAGGAGCTGAAAAATTAATTGGTCGTGGAGATATGTTGTTTATGCGACCTGGAACATCAGATTTATTACGTGCTCAAGGAGCATATCTATCTGATGAAGAAATTGAAAATATCGTGCAATTTATTGAACAACAAAAATAA
- the trpS gene encoding tryptophan--tRNA ligase: MKEKMITGITPSGEMTLGNYLGAIKRAVEFQDEYELYVFIANLHAITIPQDKEILRKNTKEIAALYFACGLDPQKSTVFLQSDVLEHAQLGWILNTQSSIGELSRMTQFKDKSSKTKAQSKDYIPAGLFTYPTLMAADILMYDAKFVPVGIDQKQHVELTRDLAIRVNNKYGTVFQIPEPLISKDKIKIMDLQDPTKKMSKSSTNQKAIIYMLDEPKVIEAKIKAAITDSENLIKYDPKNKPGVANLMTIYTTLKKITIKEAEKHWQGKNYKDLKDDVAAALIETLAPIQQRYKQLYNSSEVEQWLKDAAIKAQYEARKKLNKVQNALGLNYNRK, encoded by the coding sequence ATGAAAGAAAAAATGATTACAGGAATCACACCAAGTGGAGAAATGACTTTAGGAAATTATTTAGGGGCAATTAAACGTGCTGTTGAATTTCAGGATGAATATGAATTATATGTTTTTATTGCAAACTTACATGCGATCACAATTCCTCAAGATAAGGAAATTTTAAGAAAAAACACCAAAGAAATTGCTGCTCTATATTTTGCTTGTGGTTTAGATCCACAAAAAAGCACGGTCTTTTTGCAATCTGATGTTTTAGAACATGCTCAACTTGGGTGAATTTTGAATACTCAATCTTCAATTGGGGAATTATCAAGAATGACTCAATTTAAAGATAAATCAAGTAAAACTAAAGCCCAATCAAAAGATTATATTCCAGCTGGTTTATTTACTTATCCAACTTTAATGGCAGCAGACATTTTAATGTATGATGCCAAATTTGTCCCTGTTGGAATTGATCAAAAACAACATGTGGAATTAACAAGAGATTTAGCGATTAGAGTTAATAATAAATATGGCACTGTCTTTCAAATTCCAGAACCTTTAATTAGTAAAGATAAAATTAAAATTATGGATTTACAAGATCCAACCAAAAAAATGAGTAAATCTTCAACTAATCAAAAAGCCATTATTTATATGTTGGATGAACCAAAAGTGATTGAAGCAAAAATTAAAGCAGCCATTACTGATAGTGAAAATTTAATTAAATACGATCCCAAAAATAAACCTGGAGTTGCGAATTTGATGACTATTTATACAACATTGAAAAAGATCACCATCAAAGAAGCTGAAAAACATTGACAAGGAAAAAATTACAAAGATTTAAAAGACGATGTGGCCGCTGCTCTAATCGAAACTTTAGCACCAATTCAACAACGTTACAAGCAATTATATAACTCTTCAGAAGTTGAACAATGATTAAAAGACGCCGCCATCAAAGCTCAATATGAAGCAAGAAAAAAATTAAACAAAGTTCAAAATGCTTTAGGTTTAAATTACAATCGCAAATAA